From one Phorcysia thermohydrogeniphila genomic stretch:
- a CDS encoding epoxyqueuosine reductase QueH: protein MRVLLHICCAPCACYPLKVLKEKGFEVVGLWYNPNIHPCTEFVKRMATVKELEKLENIKVIYFETYEPEKWFREVAFREEKPVRCQICYSMRLEMAAAVAKKGKFDYFTSTLFYSKYQKRELMLPLAENASRKFGVKFLDIDFREGWSEGIEISKSYKLYRQQYCGCLYSEKERYCPKKTVKADWVINQVLKEAERVSEFFKKE, encoded by the coding sequence GTGAGAGTCCTTCTCCACATCTGTTGCGCTCCCTGTGCCTGCTACCCCTTGAAAGTTCTGAAAGAAAAAGGTTTTGAGGTCGTAGGGTTATGGTATAACCCCAACATCCACCCCTGCACAGAGTTCGTTAAGCGTATGGCCACCGTAAAAGAGCTTGAAAAGTTAGAGAACATAAAAGTCATTTACTTTGAAACCTACGAGCCGGAAAAGTGGTTCAGAGAAGTTGCCTTCAGAGAGGAAAAGCCCGTTAGGTGTCAAATCTGCTACTCCATGAGGCTTGAGATGGCCGCTGCCGTTGCAAAGAAGGGAAAGTTTGACTACTTTACCTCTACCCTCTTTTACAGCAAGTACCAAAAGCGAGAGCTGATGCTACCCTTAGCAGAGAACGCTTCAAGAAAGTTCGGAGTAAAGTTCTTGGACATAGACTTTAGAGAAGGCTGGTCAGAAGGTATTGAAATTTCTAAAAGTTACAAGCTCTACCGTCAGCAGTACTGTGGGTGTCTTTACTCTGAAAAGGAAAGGTACTGTCCAAAGAAGACAGTAAAAGCCGACTGGGTTATAAACCAAGTACTCAAAGAGGCCGAAAGGGTTTCAGAGTTTTTCAAGAAGGAGTAA
- a CDS encoding GGDEF domain-containing protein, which yields MEKGKNGTIRCKTLEKLRKKKKLSVEELQFITSVAKEELKFLARNNIPLIPENYILWFEIFCYILENNLKLNDLEIIGLFKTKYPTAKKIESVLVEVEAEDRRVIQQIANSISSEIDALVSTLQKHLQSLKDKESSVREIRENIEDQTVKGMLTKVIEELQAIREQNEHLKKKLEESNQQIKKLSQELETTKKEATTDFLTRVANRASFDRALSDMVQDFYKRNYPFVLLLIDIDNFKKINDTYGHQAGDYVLQELARVIKEQLRARDLVARYGGEEFAILLPGVTFSQAVRIAERIRKAVEKHLFKYRDVEIPVTVSIGVAVMRDGLDETFLVEKADKALYLAKRMGKNQVRTDLDVELEE from the coding sequence ATGGAAAAAGGGAAAAACGGAACGATTAGGTGTAAGACCTTAGAAAAGCTCCGCAAGAAGAAAAAACTATCAGTAGAAGAACTCCAGTTTATCACGTCCGTAGCTAAGGAAGAGCTAAAGTTCTTAGCCCGGAACAACATTCCCCTCATACCGGAAAACTACATCCTGTGGTTTGAGATATTCTGCTACATCTTAGAAAACAACCTAAAGCTCAACGACTTAGAGATAATTGGCCTCTTCAAGACCAAGTACCCAACGGCCAAGAAAATAGAGAGCGTCTTAGTAGAGGTAGAAGCTGAGGACAGGAGAGTTATCCAGCAGATAGCCAACAGTATAAGCTCAGAAATTGACGCCTTAGTATCAACCCTCCAAAAGCACCTACAGTCCCTTAAAGATAAAGAATCCTCAGTAAGAGAAATAAGGGAAAACATAGAGGACCAAACCGTTAAGGGAATGCTCACAAAGGTTATTGAGGAACTTCAGGCAATAAGGGAACAGAACGAACACCTCAAGAAGAAACTTGAAGAGTCCAACCAGCAAATCAAAAAGCTTTCTCAGGAGCTTGAAACTACAAAGAAAGAGGCAACGACGGACTTTTTAACGAGAGTGGCCAACAGGGCCAGCTTTGATAGAGCTCTCAGCGATATGGTTCAGGACTTCTACAAGAGGAACTACCCATTTGTCCTCTTACTGATTGACATAGATAATTTTAAGAAGATAAACGATACGTACGGACATCAGGCAGGAGATTACGTACTACAGGAACTGGCAAGGGTAATAAAAGAACAGCTTAGGGCCAGAGATTTAGTCGCCCGCTACGGAGGAGAAGAGTTTGCGATTCTCCTTCCCGGAGTAACCTTCAGTCAGGCTGTCAGGATAGCTGAAAGAATACGAAAAGCCGTAGAAAAGCACCTCTTTAAATACCGCGACGTAGAGATACCCGTAACAGTGAGCATTGGCGTCGCAGTTATGAGGGATGGCCTTGACGAAACGTTCCTTGTAGAGAAAGCCGACAAAGCCCTCTACTTAGCAAAGAGAATGGGTAAAAATCAAGTAAGAACAGACTTAGACGTGGAGCTTGAAGAGTGA
- a CDS encoding dihydroneopterin aldolase gives MLKQSVFLEGLKLHVKCGVYEEERTLGVQVEVSVKITSEKFVDYRELHDTILKIAKERVFVYLEDFAMFLLGVIRKKWEADSVIIEITKVSVPFQHSFKRVGIELIWESDGKREKRND, from the coding sequence ATGTTAAAGCAATCTGTTTTCTTGGAGGGTTTAAAGCTCCACGTAAAGTGTGGAGTATATGAAGAAGAGAGGACCCTTGGCGTTCAGGTTGAGGTAAGCGTGAAGATAACCTCTGAAAAGTTCGTTGACTACAGGGAGCTCCACGATACGATACTAAAAATCGCCAAAGAGAGGGTATTTGTCTACCTTGAGGACTTTGCAATGTTCCTTCTCGGCGTAATCAGGAAAAAGTGGGAAGCAGATTCAGTTATAATAGAAATTACCAAGGTCAGCGTACCGTTCCAGCACAGCTTCAAACGCGTTGGAATTGAATTGATATGGGAAAGCGATGGAAAAAGGGAAAAACGGAACGATTAG
- the ispG gene encoding flavodoxin-dependent (E)-4-hydroxy-3-methylbut-2-enyl-diphosphate synthase, which yields MSWIERRKTRTVYVGNVPIGSEHPIVVQSMTNTFTEDVETTVAQIKELERVGCEIVRVAVPSVKAAEAIREIKKRISIPLVADVHFDHRLALLSIENGADCVRINPGNIGAEWKVKEVIALAKERGISIRIGVNSGSIPKNILAKYGKPSPEALAETAINYAKFFEDCSFTNIKFSIKGSEVKSTVIANKIFAEKTDYPLHIGITEAGTLLSGAVKSAIGVGILLYEGIGDTIRISLSAHPKEEVRVAYKILSALELRKRGVEVISCPTCGRCSVDVETIAHEVEERLSHIRKPLKVAVMGCAVNGPGEAKFADVGIAGAGDHFILFLKGKVIDKLTQEEALERLVEEVEKLAEEEC from the coding sequence ATGTCTTGGATAGAGAGAAGGAAGACAAGAACTGTTTACGTAGGAAATGTCCCCATAGGAAGTGAGCATCCGATAGTTGTCCAGTCAATGACAAATACCTTCACTGAAGACGTTGAGACGACGGTAGCCCAGATTAAAGAGCTTGAAAGGGTTGGCTGCGAAATCGTTAGGGTCGCAGTTCCATCGGTAAAGGCAGCAGAGGCGATAAGGGAGATAAAGAAGAGGATTTCCATCCCCTTAGTTGCAGATGTCCACTTTGACCACAGACTTGCCCTCCTCTCAATAGAAAACGGTGCAGACTGCGTCAGGATAAACCCGGGAAACATCGGTGCAGAGTGGAAGGTGAAGGAGGTAATCGCCTTAGCAAAGGAGAGGGGAATTTCTATAAGAATTGGCGTTAACTCCGGCTCAATACCAAAGAACATCCTTGCAAAGTACGGCAAACCCTCACCAGAAGCCCTTGCAGAAACGGCTATCAACTACGCCAAGTTCTTTGAAGACTGTAGCTTCACAAACATAAAGTTTTCAATAAAGGGCTCAGAAGTTAAAAGCACAGTCATTGCCAACAAAATTTTTGCCGAAAAGACCGATTATCCTTTACACATAGGCATAACTGAGGCCGGAACGCTCCTTTCTGGAGCAGTCAAGTCCGCCATTGGAGTTGGAATACTCCTTTACGAGGGAATAGGCGACACCATCAGGATTTCACTTTCTGCACATCCAAAGGAAGAGGTCAGAGTAGCCTATAAGATACTCTCTGCTTTAGAGCTCAGGAAAAGGGGAGTTGAGGTTATCTCCTGTCCAACCTGCGGTAGGTGCTCAGTTGACGTTGAAACGATAGCTCATGAGGTAGAGGAAAGGCTTTCCCACATCAGGAAGCCCTTAAAAGTAGCTGTAATGGGCTGTGCAGTAAACGGTCCCGGAGAGGCAAAGTTTGCTGACGTAGGAATAGCCGGAGCTGGAGACCACTTCATTCTCTTTTTAAAGGGCAAGGTGATTGATAAACTTACACAAGAGGAGGCATTAGAGCGGCTCGTGGAAGAGGTAGAAAAACTGGCGGAGGAAGAATGTTAA
- a CDS encoding methyltransferase domain-containing protein, whose amino-acid sequence MKEKIKENFSRAAKEYDRYATFQLEAGKRLLKRLKLLQNPFPLLDLGSGTGKLFEGWKGVFALDISTAMVTECKRRGLLAVAGDGELLPFKEGSFKVVFSNFSLQWMELSTCSSEIFRVLEDGGYFLASIPVEGSLEKLLSAWNLAHRAVFGEDDKLFTFPKEEDVFKAFSNFELIEFERCYLEKKFPSPREALRVLNRLGARNPFRRVKVNRKLVELFYRFFEEKGSFPLGYRVLNLTLRKL is encoded by the coding sequence ATGAAAGAGAAAATAAAGGAAAACTTTTCAAGGGCTGCTAAGGAGTACGACAGGTACGCAACTTTTCAGCTTGAGGCAGGGAAACGCCTGTTAAAAAGGTTGAAGCTCCTTCAAAATCCCTTTCCCCTTTTAGACCTCGGTTCTGGGACTGGGAAGCTCTTTGAGGGCTGGAAAGGCGTTTTCGCCTTGGATATCTCAACTGCCATGGTTACAGAGTGTAAAAGGCGTGGTCTGTTGGCCGTCGCTGGAGATGGGGAGCTCCTCCCCTTTAAAGAGGGGAGCTTTAAAGTTGTCTTTTCAAACTTTTCCCTCCAGTGGATGGAGCTCTCCACCTGTTCTTCAGAAATCTTCAGGGTCTTAGAGGATGGAGGCTACTTTTTAGCCTCTATTCCAGTTGAGGGAAGCCTTGAAAAGCTCCTTTCGGCGTGGAACTTAGCCCACAGGGCAGTTTTCGGTGAGGATGACAAACTCTTTACATTTCCAAAGGAAGAGGATGTCTTTAAGGCTTTTAGCAATTTTGAGCTGATAGAGTTTGAAAGGTGTTACTTAGAAAAGAAATTCCCCTCTCCAAGGGAGGCTTTGAGGGTCTTAAACCGTCTTGGAGCGAGAAACCCTTTTAGGAGAGTGAAGGTTAACAGGAAGTTGGTGGAGCTCTTTTACCGTTTCTTTGAGGAAAAGGGCTCTTTTCCACTTGGCTATCGCGTTCTTAACCTTACCCTTAGGAAACTCTGA
- the ychF gene encoding redox-regulated ATPase YchF codes for MGFKCGIVGLPNVGKSTLFNALTNSTKAEAANYPFCTIDPNVGVVPVPDKRLYKIAEIVKPKKVTPTTIEFVDIAGLVRGASKGEGLGNQFLAHIRSVDAIAHVVRCFRDENVVHVDGSVDPLRDIETINVELVLKDLESVEKRLQKVSKQAKAGDKKARAEVEALEKLKEILERGERIYPYLDEFSEEEKRVVKELALLTAKPVMYVTNVDEEGLLEDNDLVRQVRELAEKEGAPVIKVCAKLEAELAELEGEEKEELLRELGMEEPGLNVVIREGYKLLDLVTFFTAGEQEVRAWTIKRGTKAPQAAGKIHSDIERGFIRAEVIRYEDLIKEGSLQACKEKGLMRLEGKDYVVQDGDIIYFRFNV; via the coding sequence ATGGGATTTAAGTGTGGAATTGTAGGGCTTCCAAACGTTGGCAAATCTACCCTCTTTAATGCCTTGACGAACTCTACAAAGGCAGAGGCAGCAAACTACCCTTTCTGTACGATAGACCCAAACGTGGGGGTTGTTCCCGTTCCAGATAAGAGACTCTACAAAATAGCAGAGATAGTAAAGCCCAAAAAAGTAACTCCTACTACCATAGAGTTTGTTGATATTGCCGGCCTTGTGAGGGGTGCAAGTAAGGGAGAGGGACTCGGTAACCAGTTCCTTGCCCACATAAGGAGCGTTGACGCTATAGCCCACGTTGTAAGGTGCTTTAGAGATGAAAACGTCGTCCACGTTGACGGAAGCGTAGACCCTTTAAGGGATATAGAAACCATTAACGTTGAACTTGTCCTGAAAGATCTTGAGAGCGTTGAAAAAAGACTCCAGAAAGTTTCAAAACAGGCGAAGGCCGGAGACAAAAAGGCAAGGGCTGAAGTTGAAGCCCTTGAAAAGCTAAAGGAAATCTTAGAGAGGGGAGAGAGGATTTACCCCTACCTTGATGAGTTTAGTGAAGAGGAAAAGCGCGTTGTAAAGGAGCTTGCACTCCTTACTGCCAAGCCAGTTATGTACGTTACGAACGTTGATGAAGAGGGCTTACTTGAGGACAACGACCTTGTTAGACAGGTTAGGGAGTTGGCTGAGAAGGAGGGAGCTCCCGTTATAAAGGTGTGTGCAAAGCTTGAAGCAGAACTTGCAGAGCTTGAAGGAGAGGAGAAGGAGGAGCTCCTAAGAGAGCTCGGCATGGAAGAGCCGGGACTCAACGTCGTCATTAGAGAAGGTTATAAGCTCCTTGACTTGGTTACATTCTTCACGGCAGGAGAGCAGGAAGTTAGGGCTTGGACTATAAAGAGAGGAACAAAAGCTCCTCAGGCAGCCGGAAAGATTCACTCTGACATTGAGAGAGGTTTCATCAGGGCAGAAGTTATCCGTTATGAGGACCTCATTAAAGAAGGTTCACTTCAGGCCTGTAAAGAAAAGGGACTCATGAGGCTTGAAGGAAAGGACTACGTCGTGCAGGACGGGGACATAATCTACTTCCGGTTTAACGTTTAA
- the recO gene encoding DNA repair protein RecO — protein MELEGFVIYSRQIGEKLRQIAIYSDRIGKVGLIVKLKRGDFPLAVDLFSLSRFKVLQKGEDFELQEFKLIRPSFPESQEEFFYLSRIAKLLLPFHLPANRKLFTLIDRYFQVKESFQLAYTMFLLKFSFLEGIFPTLNRCVSCGSKSFQAFSLEKGGVVCNNCITKDSVPWSRYLSKLATQLTKESFEKEKSKDLPLEALDRIAKVFESHVNYRLS, from the coding sequence ATGGAGCTTGAAGGCTTTGTTATCTACTCAAGGCAGATAGGTGAAAAGTTAAGGCAGATTGCCATTTACAGCGATAGGATAGGGAAGGTAGGTCTGATAGTAAAGCTCAAGAGGGGAGATTTCCCCTTGGCTGTTGACCTATTTTCCCTTTCCCGTTTTAAAGTTCTTCAAAAGGGAGAGGACTTTGAGCTTCAGGAGTTTAAGCTCATACGTCCGTCCTTTCCAGAATCTCAGGAGGAGTTCTTTTACCTATCACGGATAGCTAAGCTACTTTTACCCTTTCACCTTCCGGCAAACAGAAAACTTTTTACGCTTATTGACAGGTACTTTCAGGTTAAAGAGAGTTTTCAATTGGCATATACCATGTTTTTGTTGAAATTTTCCTTTCTGGAAGGGATTTTCCCGACGCTTAACCGGTGCGTTTCCTGCGGTTCTAAAAGCTTTCAGGCCTTTTCACTTGAAAAAGGAGGAGTTGTTTGCAATAACTGCATTACAAAAGACTCTGTTCCTTGGAGCAGATACCTTTCAAAGCTTGCCACTCAGCTCACAAAGGAGTCCTTTGAAAAGGAAAAGAGTAAAGACCTTCCCTTAGAAGCCCTTGACAGAATAGCAAAAGTCTTTGAAAGCCACGTAAACTACAGACTTTCTTAA
- a CDS encoding aminotransferase class IV, producing the protein MDRYFGIFETVRVENGAPVLLRYHFERILKSSRCLGIPFSLDEESFGELLLNHAKYPVSLVRFTLYRDGSTEVTVRPCEKREKVHLIPVRSVKRCYSGLSLHKTIDIMDSILALETAKKAGGDEALLFSPDGFISETAFANIFFVKDGVFYTPSLKTGCLPGTRRAFILELLKTMGVPCIEGFFTLRELLQADEVFITSAREDAVPVLKIGNRELKKVTGKRWADRIKDIIRERFYLTL; encoded by the coding sequence ATGGACAGATACTTTGGAATTTTTGAAACTGTAAGGGTTGAGAACGGAGCTCCCGTTCTCCTTCGCTACCACTTTGAGAGAATCTTAAAGAGCTCCCGTTGCTTAGGAATTCCTTTCTCCTTAGATGAAGAGTCTTTCGGGGAGCTCCTTCTAAACCATGCCAAGTATCCGGTATCCCTCGTTAGATTTACCCTTTATAGGGATGGTTCTACAGAAGTAACGGTTCGTCCCTGTGAAAAGAGAGAAAAGGTTCACCTTATCCCTGTGAGAAGCGTTAAGCGCTGTTATTCGGGGCTCTCTCTCCATAAAACGATTGACATAATGGATTCCATCCTTGCCTTGGAAACTGCAAAAAAAGCCGGAGGAGATGAGGCTCTTTTATTCTCGCCAGACGGTTTTATCTCCGAAACTGCCTTTGCAAACATCTTTTTTGTTAAAGATGGCGTTTTCTACACTCCTTCACTTAAAACCGGCTGTCTTCCCGGCACAAGGAGGGCTTTTATACTGGAGCTCCTTAAAACAATGGGAGTGCCCTGTATTGAGGGGTTCTTTACGCTGAGGGAGCTCCTTCAGGCCGATGAGGTCTTTATAACGAGCGCAAGGGAAGATGCCGTTCCAGTTTTAAAAATAGGAAATAGAGAGCTTAAAAAAGTTACCGGAAAGCGCTGGGCTGACAGGATAAAGGATATTATAAGAGAGCGCTTTTACCTTACCTTATGA
- a CDS encoding type II secretion system F family protein — MPVYKYVGRDVLDRRRVGRIEADNEELAKEILFTRGVVTVEKLKEDKSFLSTEIDLSFLEKISLKDLLIFTRQLHAMVNAGIPLVTSLKIIQDQIPNKKLRKIIDELASFIEEGGRFSTALNKYRNVFGDLYINMIRAAEEAGTLEETLHRLATYLEKIESLRGKVKSALFYPVMVLVIATVIVVGILMFVIPTFQQLYADLGGQLPALTQMVINMSQALRDYIGWVFLGLVAFVVAMSQIRKIPQVKFLTDMILLKVPIFGNLILKSNIASFARTLSSMIASGLNILDALAIAAKTTSNEVIRKAIDNVRSQVERGIGVSTALSRNSVFPPMLVNMVATGEEAGNMDEMLSKVAEFYEEEVDRTVEALTSLIEPMMMVFIGVIIGFIIIAMYLPIFKMGELIR, encoded by the coding sequence ATGCCCGTTTACAAATACGTAGGAAGGGACGTTCTTGACAGAAGAAGGGTCGGAAGGATAGAGGCCGACAACGAGGAGCTGGCAAAGGAGATTCTCTTTACAAGGGGCGTTGTCACCGTAGAGAAGTTAAAGGAAGATAAGTCCTTTTTAAGTACTGAAATAGACCTCTCCTTCTTAGAAAAGATTTCATTAAAGGACCTCTTAATTTTTACGAGGCAGCTCCACGCAATGGTTAACGCAGGAATTCCCCTCGTTACTTCCCTTAAAATTATTCAGGACCAAATACCAAATAAAAAGCTAAGAAAGATAATAGACGAGCTCGCCTCCTTTATAGAGGAAGGAGGAAGGTTTTCAACCGCTCTAAACAAGTATAGGAACGTCTTTGGAGACCTTTACATTAACATGATAAGGGCAGCGGAAGAGGCCGGAACCTTAGAAGAAACTTTACACCGCCTTGCGACCTACCTTGAGAAGATAGAAAGTTTAAGAGGAAAAGTTAAAAGTGCCCTATTCTACCCGGTCATGGTTCTCGTAATTGCGACAGTGATTGTAGTTGGAATCTTAATGTTCGTCATTCCCACTTTCCAACAGCTCTACGCGGACTTAGGGGGACAACTTCCGGCCCTTACTCAGATGGTCATAAACATGAGCCAAGCCTTAAGGGACTACATAGGTTGGGTATTCCTCGGTTTAGTCGCTTTCGTTGTGGCTATGTCACAAATTAGGAAAATCCCTCAAGTTAAGTTCTTAACCGATATGATTCTCTTAAAAGTTCCGATTTTTGGAAACCTCATCTTAAAGAGCAACATTGCAAGCTTTGCAAGAACCCTTTCTTCAATGATTGCAAGCGGTTTAAACATACTTGACGCCCTCGCAATAGCAGCAAAAACTACGAGCAACGAGGTTATAAGAAAGGCCATAGACAACGTAAGAAGCCAAGTAGAAAGAGGTATTGGAGTTTCTACAGCTCTTTCAAGGAACTCCGTTTTTCCTCCTATGCTCGTTAACATGGTAGCTACAGGTGAAGAGGCCGGTAATATGGATGAAATGCTTTCTAAGGTGGCCGAGTTCTACGAAGAAGAAGTGGATAGAACGGTGGAGGCACTAACTTCACTCATAGAGCCAATGATGATGGTCTTTATTGGTGTGATTATTGGATTCATCATAATTGCCATGTACCTACCGATATTCAAGATGGGAGAACTCATAAGGTAA
- a CDS encoding type IV pilus twitching motility protein PilT, with amino-acid sequence MALSMIDLLKEVVERKASDLHLAPGSPPRLRIDGKLVPLEEYGVLSPSDTKQLVYSVLTDLQKKKLEEELELDFSFGIKGVARFRGNAYFQRTTLAAAFRIIPYVIPKFSDLGLPPIVENFAHQDKGLILVTGPTGSGKSTTLASLIDIINRTYSYHILTIEDPIEFVYEHKKSLVTQRELGTDTKSFANALKAALREDPDVILVGEMRDPETIEAALTAAETGHLVFSTLHTNSTIETINRIIDVFPANKQAQVRTQLSFVLVGIVAQKLIKRKNGKGRVVAAEVFIPTPAIRNLIRENKLHQIYSMMQTSQASTGMITMNQSLAKLYLEGEIELEDALRVSPDPRELESLIKAYSREFRR; translated from the coding sequence ATGGCACTAAGTATGATAGACCTTTTAAAAGAAGTCGTTGAGCGGAAAGCCTCTGACCTCCACCTTGCCCCCGGAAGCCCTCCAAGGCTCAGAATAGACGGAAAGCTCGTCCCACTTGAAGAGTATGGAGTTCTATCCCCTTCAGATACAAAACAGCTTGTTTACAGTGTCTTAACAGATTTACAGAAGAAAAAACTTGAAGAAGAACTTGAACTTGATTTCTCTTTTGGAATAAAAGGAGTGGCAAGGTTTAGGGGTAACGCCTACTTTCAGAGGACAACCTTAGCAGCAGCTTTCAGGATTATCCCCTACGTTATTCCAAAGTTTTCTGACTTGGGACTCCCTCCAATCGTTGAGAACTTTGCCCATCAGGACAAGGGTCTCATCTTAGTTACAGGTCCAACAGGTTCTGGTAAATCAACAACCCTTGCTTCCTTAATAGACATAATTAACAGAACTTACTCCTACCACATCCTAACGATTGAAGACCCAATAGAGTTCGTTTATGAACACAAAAAGTCCTTAGTTACTCAAAGAGAACTTGGAACGGACACCAAGTCCTTTGCCAACGCCCTAAAGGCTGCCCTCCGTGAAGACCCAGACGTTATACTCGTCGGAGAGATGAGGGACCCAGAAACGATAGAGGCAGCGCTTACCGCAGCCGAAACCGGTCACTTAGTTTTCTCCACACTCCACACCAACTCTACAATAGAAACTATCAACCGTATCATTGACGTCTTCCCTGCAAACAAGCAGGCACAGGTAAGGACACAGCTCTCCTTTGTCCTCGTCGGGATAGTTGCCCAGAAACTCATAAAGAGGAAGAACGGAAAAGGAAGGGTAGTGGCGGCAGAAGTTTTCATTCCAACGCCTGCCATAAGAAACTTGATAAGGGAAAACAAGCTTCACCAAATCTACTCAATGATGCAGACCTCCCAAGCTTCAACCGGTATGATAACGATGAACCAGTCCTTGGCTAAGCTCTACTTAGAAGGAGAGATAGAGCTGGAAGACGCCCTAAGAGTCTCACCAGACCCGAGAGAACTTGAATCCCTCATAAAAGCCTACTCAAGGGAGTTTAGAAGGTAA
- a CDS encoding undecaprenyl-diphosphate phosphatase has translation MNLVDSVILGIVEGITEFLPISSTGHMILVSHLLGLKQNTFEKTFEIAIQLGAILAVVFIYKDRLLKGLELWKKLIAAFIPTGVIGLALHSYVEELFSPLVVSLALIFWGIVFILMEISLKKKEQPILDPAEVSYSKAVLIGIFQSLAMIPGTSRSGATIIGSMLLGMNRIAATEFSFLLAIPTMLAATGFEILKNFHTLSPENGLLLITGFVTAFVFAFLSVKWLLSFIKTHTFIPFGVYRIIVGVIFLTFIL, from the coding sequence GTGAACCTTGTTGACTCTGTAATCTTAGGGATAGTTGAAGGAATAACCGAGTTCCTGCCAATCTCATCCACAGGCCACATGATTCTGGTTTCCCACCTACTTGGCCTGAAGCAGAATACCTTTGAAAAAACATTTGAGATAGCCATACAGCTTGGAGCAATACTTGCCGTAGTTTTTATCTACAAGGACAGGCTCTTAAAAGGTTTGGAGCTTTGGAAGAAGTTAATAGCCGCCTTCATTCCCACAGGAGTCATAGGGCTTGCTCTACATAGTTACGTTGAGGAGCTCTTTAGCCCTCTGGTTGTAAGCTTAGCCCTCATTTTCTGGGGTATAGTCTTTATACTTATGGAAATATCTTTAAAGAAAAAAGAACAGCCAATCTTAGACCCTGCAGAAGTCAGCTACAGTAAGGCAGTACTGATAGGTATCTTTCAGTCTCTCGCCATGATACCGGGAACTTCACGTTCTGGAGCTACCATAATAGGTAGTATGCTTCTTGGGATGAACAGAATAGCGGCCACAGAATTTTCTTTTCTTTTAGCGATACCAACTATGCTCGCGGCAACGGGCTTTGAAATCTTAAAGAATTTTCACACGCTCTCTCCGGAAAACGGACTTTTACTAATAACCGGCTTCGTTACAGCCTTTGTATTTGCCTTTCTCTCCGTAAAGTGGCTTTTAAGTTTTATAAAAACGCACACATTTATCCCTTTTGGTGTATACAGAATCATTGTCGGAGTAATTTTTTTAACGTTTATCCTATGA
- the thiL gene encoding thiamine-phosphate kinase — protein sequence MKLSEFKLIELLAKKLPTLPPEVTVGIGDDTAVIKKDEGYLLLTSDALVEGSHFLKEWKEKLNNFYYYLGRKLLSISLSDIASMGGIPEYAIVNIGLSEKTETEEMEELYEGLADCCREFSVTVVGGDTVSSKTEFFDVTLTGKCKNFMLRSEAKPGELVAVTGTFGDSRAGLEILKGKGKEDNYLLERFLNPIPRVKEGVEARNLGVKCGTDVSDGLVFNLYTIANSSNVSIHIEGEKIPISRELLNFVGNSEIALNYALFGGEDYELIITLPENLQDKVESLGFKVIGEVKEGTGVFLDGERLPEKGYDHFKT from the coding sequence ATGAAGTTAAGTGAGTTTAAGCTAATAGAGCTCCTTGCAAAGAAACTGCCCACCTTACCCCCAGAGGTTACTGTCGGGATAGGGGACGATACGGCCGTAATAAAAAAGGATGAAGGATATCTACTTCTGACTTCCGACGCCCTCGTTGAGGGAAGCCATTTCTTGAAAGAGTGGAAGGAAAAGCTCAACAACTTTTACTACTACTTAGGTAGGAAACTTCTCTCTATTTCCCTTAGCGATATTGCTTCTATGGGGGGCATCCCTGAGTATGCAATTGTCAATATAGGTCTTTCCGAAAAGACAGAAACAGAAGAAATGGAGGAGCTCTACGAGGGCCTTGCAGACTGCTGTAGAGAATTCTCCGTAACGGTTGTTGGTGGCGACACCGTCTCTTCAAAAACAGAGTTTTTTGATGTCACCCTTACAGGAAAATGCAAAAACTTTATGCTTCGCTCTGAGGCAAAACCGGGAGAGCTCGTAGCAGTAACGGGAACCTTTGGAGATAGTAGGGCTGGACTTGAAATACTGAAAGGAAAGGGAAAAGAAGATAACTACCTACTTGAGCGCTTCTTAAACCCCATACCGAGAGTAAAAGAGGGAGTTGAGGCAAGAAACTTAGGAGTGAAGTGTGGAACGGACGTTAGCGATGGACTCGTTTTTAACCTATATACGATAGCAAACTCTTCCAATGTCTCCATCCATATTGAAGGAGAAAAAATCCCTATCTCCCGTGAACTTCTAAATTTTGTAGGAAACTCTGAAATAGCCCTAAACTACGCCCTCTTTGGAGGAGAGGACTATGAGCTTATAATTACGCTCCCTGAGAACCTACAGGACAAGGTAGAAAGCTTAGGCTTTAAAGTAATCGGAGAGGTGAAAGAGGGAACCGGAGTATTCTTAGACGGAGAAAGATTACCAGAAAAGGGTTACGACCACTTTAAAACTTAG